The Nitrosopumilus cobalaminigenes genome contains a region encoding:
- a CDS encoding C2H2-type zinc finger protein, with product MLTIDCKDVISVKNDLLVYVADQVAAIPTLKNNQFTLSSLDDDEILDTTKVISAIKEYLDSIDEGRNFAVISNNDVINITSISGRVIEKTETESQSGLFSCTHCGYVTQYQVELNVHMRIHYL from the coding sequence ATGCTTACTATTGACTGTAAAGATGTAATTTCAGTAAAAAATGATTTGCTTGTGTATGTGGCTGATCAGGTGGCTGCAATTCCTACTTTGAAGAATAACCAATTTACTTTATCATCATTGGATGATGACGAAATTCTTGATACTACTAAAGTCATTTCTGCAATTAAGGAATATTTAGATTCTATAGATGAAGGTCGTAATTTTGCTGTAATTTCAAATAATGATGTAATTAACATTACATCTATTTCTGGTAGAGTGATAGAGAAAACAGAAACTGAATCACAATCTGGATTGTTTTCATGTACTCACTGTGGATATGTTACTCAGTATCAGGTTGAACTAAATGTTCATATGAGAATACACTATCTTTGA
- a CDS encoding DsbA family protein: protein MNKKGVILGVIAIAIISGIAASVSSSPSETVNLDMSRTHGTISTAMGSPILGDPSAPITIIEFGDYQCHQCYNWFHNTKPAIFEDYIATGKVNLVFVDMAFLGRDSPKAAQATYCAEEQGMYWEYHDMLYTLQEDKIDGGWANSERLKAIALDLGLNSDLFESCLDSGKYTKRVQYNTQQARDHNVRGTPNFIVVGPDGQQQLGGAQPFSVFKQVLDSMV from the coding sequence ATGAATAAAAAAGGAGTAATTTTAGGCGTGATTGCAATTGCAATTATATCTGGAATTGCTGCATCTGTATCTTCATCTCCTTCCGAAACTGTTAATTTGGACATGAGTAGGACTCATGGTACAATTTCTACTGCTATGGGCTCTCCTATCTTAGGTGATCCTTCAGCACCAATCACTATTATTGAGTTTGGAGATTACCAATGCCACCAATGCTACAATTGGTTTCATAATACAAAACCTGCAATCTTTGAAGATTACATTGCAACTGGAAAAGTTAATTTAGTTTTTGTCGACATGGCATTTTTAGGACGTGATTCTCCAAAGGCTGCTCAAGCAACATATTGTGCAGAAGAACAAGGAATGTATTGGGAATATCATGATATGCTTTACACTTTACAAGAAGACAAAATTGATGGTGGTTGGGCAAACTCTGAAAGACTCAAAGCTATTGCACTTGATTTAGGTCTAAACTCTGATTTGTTTGAGAGTTGTCTTGATTCTGGGAAATATACTAAACGTGTTCAATACAATACACAACAAGCTAGAGATCACAATGTTCGTGGAACTCCTAATTTCATTGTAGTTGGCCCTGATGGACAACAACAACTTGGTGGTGCACAACCATTTTCTGTGTTCAAACAAGTATTGGATTCTATGGTTTAG
- the dinB gene encoding DNA polymerase IV — translation METRIVFHIDFDYFYAQCEETRAPELKSKPVCVCVFSDRGGDSGAIATANYTARKYGVKSGIPIAFAKKRLEERKDAVFLPVDFDFYSDISEKAMEIMKENADIFEYVGRDEAYLDVTERVERDFEKASHLAQQIKNSIRDKIKLSCSIGISPNKLISKIASDFQKPDGLTIVSPEKVEAFLEPLKIRTIPGIGKKTEDKFSEMKLETIQDLKKIDIFTLNKFFGRKTGAYIHNAARGLDNEPVKKREARIQYSKITTLKQDSKDYEFLSENISELCKEVHSVVKKNNQMFKSVGIHFVQSDLSNKSKSRMLRNPTSGIEELEKTSDQLLKEALENQTITIRRLGVKVSELSDVQGQSDITSYF, via the coding sequence TTGGAAACAAGAATAGTTTTCCACATAGATTTTGATTATTTTTATGCACAATGTGAAGAGACAAGGGCCCCAGAATTAAAATCAAAACCAGTATGTGTTTGTGTTTTTTCAGACAGGGGAGGAGATAGCGGAGCGATTGCAACTGCAAATTATACGGCAAGAAAATACGGAGTAAAGTCAGGAATACCAATTGCTTTTGCAAAAAAAAGATTAGAAGAAAGAAAAGATGCAGTGTTTTTACCCGTTGATTTTGATTTCTATTCAGATATTTCTGAAAAAGCAATGGAAATCATGAAAGAAAATGCAGATATTTTTGAATATGTCGGTCGAGATGAAGCATATTTGGATGTAACAGAAAGAGTTGAAAGAGATTTTGAGAAAGCAAGTCATCTTGCTCAACAAATTAAAAATTCCATAAGAGATAAAATAAAACTTAGTTGTTCAATAGGGATTTCACCTAACAAACTTATTTCAAAAATAGCATCAGATTTTCAAAAACCAGACGGATTAACAATAGTTTCACCTGAAAAAGTTGAAGCATTTTTAGAGCCATTAAAAATTAGAACGATACCAGGTATAGGTAAAAAAACTGAAGATAAATTTTCAGAGATGAAATTAGAAACAATTCAAGATTTAAAAAAAATTGATATATTTACATTAAACAAATTTTTTGGAAGAAAAACAGGAGCTTATATTCATAACGCAGCAAGAGGATTAGATAACGAACCAGTAAAAAAACGAGAAGCGCGTATTCAATATAGTAAAATTACCACATTAAAACAAGATTCGAAAGATTATGAATTTTTATCAGAAAATATTTCAGAATTATGTAAAGAAGTTCATAGTGTAGTTAAGAAAAATAATCAAATGTTCAAGTCAGTTGGAATACATTTTGTCCAGTCAGATTTGTCAAATAAATCAAAATCTAGAATGTTAAGAAACCCAACATCAGGTATTGAAGAATTAGAAAAAACATCTGATCAATTACTAAAAGAAGCATTAGAAAATCAAACCATTACAATTAGGAGATTAGGCGTAAAGGTTTCAGAACTTTCAGATGTGCAAGGCCAAAGCGATATCACTTCTTATTTTTAG
- the artG gene encoding thaumarchaeosortase — protein MQNWNLIFGILIISSPILFSMIAFPDSIAWSWNEGRGGYFFALIFIVAELIGLKIVISKKKLLAVIPMALATIVYLVSLEYGLREYIISSAEQFDVQLIYSWTWMWDFVVMAIFVVAALSIFFGKRWIRIAPAGPIFLTGTAIILSLDAFFPYDTLGPLQYVVPYFVQANVWLVTALDLGTAVARDNVMFLRGEHGSMALQVFWPSAGVHSIIIFSLVIGAFMLKLNIPRNRKIIYFVLGIIGTIIVNLIRIFSLSWYALKVTTDPVAWEEYHKIAGEIMFLPWLFAFILVVILIESRRLKKSEK, from the coding sequence ATGCAGAATTGGAATTTAATTTTTGGAATTCTGATCATTTCAAGTCCGATTCTATTTTCAATGATTGCATTTCCTGATTCTATAGCTTGGAGTTGGAATGAGGGGCGTGGTGGTTACTTTTTTGCTCTTATCTTTATTGTCGCTGAATTAATTGGATTAAAAATTGTAATTTCAAAGAAAAAATTACTTGCAGTCATTCCAATGGCTCTTGCAACTATTGTATACTTGGTTTCTTTAGAATATGGTTTAAGAGAATACATTATTTCATCTGCAGAACAATTTGATGTACAATTAATTTATTCTTGGACTTGGATGTGGGACTTTGTTGTAATGGCAATCTTTGTCGTTGCAGCATTAAGTATATTCTTTGGAAAACGTTGGATTAGAATTGCTCCAGCTGGTCCAATATTTCTAACTGGTACTGCGATAATCCTTTCACTTGATGCATTTTTCCCATATGATACACTTGGCCCATTACAATATGTTGTCCCGTACTTTGTTCAAGCAAATGTTTGGTTGGTAACTGCACTTGATCTTGGAACTGCAGTTGCACGTGACAATGTAATGTTTTTGCGAGGAGAACACGGTTCAATGGCTCTTCAAGTATTTTGGCCTTCAGCTGGTGTACATAGTATCATAATTTTTTCATTGGTCATTGGGGCATTCATGTTAAAACTAAACATTCCGAGAAATAGAAAAATCATCTATTTTGTATTGGGAATTATCGGTACGATTATTGTTAATTTGATCCGTATTTTCTCCTTGTCTTGGTATGCTCTCAAAGTAACAACTGATCCTGTTGCATGGGAAGAATATCACAAAATAGCCGGTGAAATAATGTTCTTGCCGTGGCTATTTGCATTCATTTTGGTAGTAATTTTGATAGAATCAAGGCGACTCAAAAAATCTGAAAAATAA